TTTAAAAAATACGATGGGATAACTGAAGGAGTTCAATGGCCCCAGGGTGACCATAGTATATTTTTACAGTATGGCGTTCCGGCAATAGCAGTATCATCGAAGTGGTTTATTGATAACATAAATGGTCAGGATATTACTCATACTCCCAAAGACAATCCCGGAATAGTGGATTGCAATAAACTGGTTGAAATATCACTTGCATTAAACACTTTAATCAGGTCTCTGTAAATTCTGAAGTAATATGGAGAAAAAATGAAAACGTGGGAAACAAAAAACGGGTACAAAGTTATCAGGGTTTTATCCGGGCGGAGCAATGTCTTTCTGCTGACTTTCGGGGGTAAAAATATTTTAATTGATACAAGCCCTGCATTCATGTGGAATACACTTGAAAAACGTCTGGAATCACTAAATATTGATAAAATTGAGTATCTGATATTGACTCATACTCATTTTGATCATGCTGCCAACGCACAAAAAATAAAAGAAAAATACAGTGCTCAGGTTCTCGTTCATAAAAGCGAAGTCTTCTTTCTTACCAAAGGTGAAAATATAGTACCCCAGGGCACAAATATTGTATCAAAAACACTTGTTGAAATCTTTGCAAAGAGATTTTTATCCTTTTCCCGGTATAAACCATGTCAGTACGATATCCTTATTGAAGATACCTTTGACCTGAATATCATAGGATTTAATGCATATATTTTGCATACACCAGGACACACAACAGGTTCAGTGAGCATAATAGTAGACAATGAAATTGCCCTTGTGGGAGACACAATGTTCGGTATATTCAAATGGTCAGTGTTCCCTCCTTTTGCTAATGATATTATGCAGATGATAAGAAGCTGGGGCATATTACTTGAGACCGGATGCAGGATTTTTATCCCATCACACGGAACCTCAAACTCCAGGTCATTGGTGCAAAAAGAGTATGACAAATGGATCCGGATTTATAATCTACCTACGAATCCACCTCGCCATAATTTAACTGAATAAAAAGAAACCATAATAATCATAATAAACTGAAGTATGAGGATGTTTTATTATAGAAGTGCATTGCTTCTATCTCTGGTCTTAATAAGCTTATCAGGCAATTTAAAATCCCAAAACACAACAATCTGGGGAAAACAATTCGGTTCTGAAAAGGAGGAATACGCTATGAACCATCTCATCGATAAGGATGGAAATATCTTCATATCAGGTAAAACAACAGGATCAATGAACGGAAAAAATCTTGGCCGGAATGATGGATTCCTTACCAGAATTGATAATTCGGGGAATATTATCTGGACAAGGCAATTTGGAACGTCCGGAGAGGAGGATATTCAATGGTCGGCGTTGGATCACAACGGGAACATTTATATTACAGGCTCAACAACCGGGATCTTAAATGAAAAATCATTTGGGAAAGAGGATATTTTTGTAATAAAATATAATCCGGATGGGGACATGCTGTGGACCAGACAATTTGGGACTGATAGTATCGATATCGCCAAAGGGATATTTGCAGATAACCTGGGAAATGTTTATTTAACAGGATTAACCGGAGGAAACCTGGCACAAACCTCCTTTGGTAAAACTGATTTCTTCATAATGAAACTGGATAACAAAGGGAACACTGTCCTTGTTTCGCAGTTCGGAACTCCAATGGATGATCTGGCTTACGGAATAGTCGGGGGAGCAGGCTCTGATATTAATATTTGCGGGACTACCTGGGGTAACCTCGCAGACAATAATAAAGGGTTTATTGATGGATTCACCGGACGATTCACTGATAAGCTGAAACTTATCAAATATACCCAATTCGGAACTGATGGATTTGATATTGCCATGATCCTGAATACTGATAAGGAAAATAACATTTATGTGGGAGGTTCTACATCAGGGACTTTTGGTGCCCAACAGCTCGGTGAGGGAGATGCTTTCCTGTTAAAAATCAATGAAAAAGGAGATATTCTCTGGAACCGTCAATTCGGAACAACACTTAATGATGGAATTCGAGGAATTGATATTAATCCCGCTTTCCCCGATAATGTCCTTGTTAGTGGTATATCGAGTCTTCCTCCCGGTCAGGGGTTTGTTCGTATGTACAAAACAGACGGGACCTTCTCATGGGAAAGAAGTTTCACTGCAGTTGGAAAAAGCGGAGGAACATCCGGGAAAACAGTACTTTCTGACAAACAAGGTAATATCTATCACGTCGGACTAACCGGTGCTGACATGTTTGGTAAATCATATGGAGATAAGGATATTTATGTTATAAAACTTGGAAAAGATAAATAGATGAGACCACGAATTAAAATTTGCTGTATCAGCAGCATCGCGGAGGCAAAGACAGCAATTGAATCTGGTGCCTCAGCCCTTGGTCTGGTTGCCAGAATGCCCAGCGGACCGGGACCAATACCTGATGAGTTGATTAAGCAGATTGCAGCAACTGTTCCGCCTCCTGTTGCCACTTTCCTGCTTACAAGTGAGACCTCTGTTGAAATGATTATAAAGCATCACCTTCGTACAAATACCAATACAATTCAGATTGTTGATGCTCTGGCACAGGGTTCATACAATGATCTCAAGAGTGCCCTGCCTTCAGTTAAGATTGTCCAGGTAATACATGTTATTGATGAAAAATCAGTAAGTGAGGCAATCGAAATCTCTCAAAAAGTTGATGCTTTACTTCTCGACAGCGGTAATCCAAATCTGAAAGTCAAAGTCCTTGGTGGCACAGGAAAGGTACACAACTGGAAGCTGAGCCGACAGATCAGGGATAACTCAAAATGCCCTGTCTTCCTTGCAGGCGGATTGAATGCAGATAATGTAAGAATGGCTATCGATGAAGTACAACCATTTGGAATTGATCTTTGTAATGGTGTGAGGACAAAAGGATTATTGGATATCAATAAGCTTAAGAAGTTTATGACTGAAGCACTCCGTGAATAGAGAAATAAAAATAATTGATTCCCGTATAGACCATCTGAAATAAATAGTCGAAATTTGATATAAATAACTTAAAGTTAGCATCAAATGAAAACTATTTATCTGATTTTATGTCTGTTCCTTGCAGCATTAACTTCAAGTGCTCAGGATGTTGAAAATGAGGCAGTTGTTGCAGCAACATATATGAATGTCCTCTATCGCGGAGTATCTAATCCTGTAGCAATAGCTGTACCTGGAATTTCTGCTGAAAAGGTTACCGCAACAGTTTCAAACGGAACAATTAAGAAAGTCAGTAACGGATGGGAGATAAATCCCGGCGATCAGGATTTAACTCAGATTTCTGTTCTGGTAAATGGGAAAAAAGTATCAGAAAAAGAGTTCCGGATTAAAAATATTCCGGTTCCGGAAGCATACTTTGCAGGTAAAAATAACGGGACAGCTTCAAAAGACCTTATTGCTAAAACAGAATCATTGGAAGCCAGGCTGGTAGATTTCGCCTGGGATATGAGTTTTACAATTACCGGGTTTACTATGATGTATACCAGGGACGATACAGATTATGAAATGGTTTCTGGCAATAATAAACTTACTGAAAAAATGAAATCCGTTTTAGCCGGATTCAGAAAAGGTGACTATATTGTATTTAAAGATATCAAAGCCCTGGGGCCTGATGGGAGAACAAGAGATCTCTCGCCAGTTATCTTAAAATTAGAATAAAATCATAGCTGCAGAGAAAACACCTGATCTGATTTTAAATGAGAAAAAGCTTACTGATTCTTCTGTTTACCTGTTTGTATCTATCTTCTTTTGGTCAGATACTGAAGGGTACAATCAAAGATGTTAATACGGGAGAAGTAATTAATTACGCTTCAATCTATATCAA
The nucleotide sequence above comes from Bacteroidales bacterium. Encoded proteins:
- a CDS encoding SBBP repeat-containing protein, whose protein sequence is MRMFYYRSALLLSLVLISLSGNLKSQNTTIWGKQFGSEKEEYAMNHLIDKDGNIFISGKTTGSMNGKNLGRNDGFLTRIDNSGNIIWTRQFGTSGEEDIQWSALDHNGNIYITGSTTGILNEKSFGKEDIFVIKYNPDGDMLWTRQFGTDSIDIAKGIFADNLGNVYLTGLTGGNLAQTSFGKTDFFIMKLDNKGNTVLVSQFGTPMDDLAYGIVGGAGSDINICGTTWGNLADNNKGFIDGFTGRFTDKLKLIKYTQFGTDGFDIAMILNTDKENNIYVGGSTSGTFGAQQLGEGDAFLLKINEKGDILWNRQFGTTLNDGIRGIDINPAFPDNVLVSGISSLPPGQGFVRMYKTDGTFSWERSFTAVGKSGGTSGKTVLSDKQGNIYHVGLTGADMFGKSYGDKDIYVIKLGKDK
- a CDS encoding MBL fold metallo-hydrolase, coding for MKTWETKNGYKVIRVLSGRSNVFLLTFGGKNILIDTSPAFMWNTLEKRLESLNIDKIEYLILTHTHFDHAANAQKIKEKYSAQVLVHKSEVFFLTKGENIVPQGTNIVSKTLVEIFAKRFLSFSRYKPCQYDILIEDTFDLNIIGFNAYILHTPGHTTGSVSIIVDNEIALVGDTMFGIFKWSVFPPFANDIMQMIRSWGILLETGCRIFIPSHGTSNSRSLVQKEYDKWIRIYNLPTNPPRHNLTE
- a CDS encoding phosphoribosylanthranilate isomerase, producing the protein MRPRIKICCISSIAEAKTAIESGASALGLVARMPSGPGPIPDELIKQIAATVPPPVATFLLTSETSVEMIIKHHLRTNTNTIQIVDALAQGSYNDLKSALPSVKIVQVIHVIDEKSVSEAIEISQKVDALLLDSGNPNLKVKVLGGTGKVHNWKLSRQIRDNSKCPVFLAGGLNADNVRMAIDEVQPFGIDLCNGVRTKGLLDINKLKKFMTEALRE